The following coding sequences lie in one Halorarum halophilum genomic window:
- a CDS encoding DUF7123 family protein — translation MSATGTPDAASAPAVTDLTDKQLRILGYLRDRASDQTYFKSRLIAEELGMSAKEVGANMPAIREAEFDLDIEKWGYSSGTTWMVTA, via the coding sequence ATGAGTGCAACCGGCACGCCCGACGCCGCGTCCGCCCCCGCGGTGACCGACCTGACCGACAAGCAACTCCGCATCCTCGGCTACCTTCGTGACCGCGCCAGCGACCAGACGTACTTCAAGTCGCGGCTCATCGCCGAGGAACTGGGGATGAGCGCGAAGGAGGTGGGCGCGAACATGCCGGCCATCCGCGAGGCCGAGTTCGACCTCGACATCGAGAAGTGGGGGTACAGTTCCGGCACGACCTGGATGGTCACGGCCTGA
- a CDS encoding winged helix-turn-helix transcriptional regulator, with protein MTREVDANKRATLRRFAALGAATPLVASGTAAAEEDTSAVRDAIRGYLATTPGAHFSKLRDDLRLGTGETQHHLRRLESTGEVTSTKDGDYRRYYPAGRFSSFEMVALGYLRRPTPRGMLVELLRDPTATGADVARALDVSRATVSNYAGELETAGLLDRSDGYAVADPETVIALLVRYADSFGPDAAAFADDAAEYISYDG; from the coding sequence GTGACGCGCGAAGTGGACGCGAACAAACGGGCGACCCTCCGGCGGTTCGCCGCCCTGGGGGCGGCGACGCCGCTGGTGGCGAGCGGCACCGCGGCCGCCGAGGAGGACACCTCGGCCGTCCGGGACGCCATCCGCGGCTACCTCGCGACGACGCCCGGCGCCCACTTCTCGAAGCTCCGCGACGACCTCCGCCTCGGCACCGGCGAGACCCAGCATCACCTCCGCCGACTTGAGTCGACGGGCGAGGTGACCTCCACGAAGGACGGCGACTACCGGCGGTACTACCCCGCCGGACGCTTCTCGTCGTTCGAGATGGTCGCGCTCGGCTACCTCCGACGACCGACCCCGCGGGGAATGCTCGTCGAACTCCTCCGCGACCCGACGGCGACCGGTGCGGACGTGGCCCGCGCGCTCGACGTGTCGCGGGCGACCGTCAGCAACTACGCGGGCGAACTCGAGACGGCCGGCCTGCTCGACCGCTCGGACGGCTACGCGGTCGCCGACCCGGAGACGGTCATCGCCCTGCTGGTGCGCTACGCCGACTCGTTCGGGCCGGACGCGGCGGCGTTCGCCGACGACGCGGCCGAGTACATCAGCTACGACGGGTAG
- a CDS encoding SPFH domain-containing protein, translating to MVPLPLQFAGLTAAFLGLLFLLVVVVALYSAIVIVDAYEKQALTVFGEYRQLLEPGINIVPPFVSRTYTFDMRTQTLDVPRQEAITRDNSPVTADAVVYIKVMDAKKAFLEVEDYKTAVSNLAQTTLRAVLGDMELDDTLNKRQEINARIRKELDEPTDEWGIRVESVEVREVNPSKDVQQAMEQQTSAERRRRAMILEAQGERRSAVESAEGEKQSNIIRAQGEKQSQILEAQGDAISTVLRAKSAESMGERAIIDKGLEALVDIGQGDSTTFVLPQELTSLVGRYGKQLTGSDVQDSEGLDSMEFDEETREMLGLDDIEEILGQIDEAAEMDTEALEQEAAAVKSGDIPGDIKSADEIISESNSEDTIKPADEVIDESDGSAAGEAEPESETE from the coding sequence ATGGTCCCGCTTCCGTTACAGTTCGCCGGACTCACCGCGGCGTTCCTCGGGCTGCTGTTCCTGCTCGTGGTCGTCGTGGCGCTGTACTCCGCGATCGTCATCGTCGACGCCTACGAGAAACAGGCCCTCACGGTGTTCGGCGAGTACCGACAGCTGCTCGAACCGGGTATCAACATCGTCCCCCCGTTCGTCTCCCGGACGTACACCTTCGACATGCGCACGCAGACCCTCGACGTGCCGCGCCAGGAGGCGATCACCCGCGACAACTCGCCGGTGACCGCCGACGCCGTCGTCTACATCAAGGTGATGGACGCGAAGAAGGCGTTCCTCGAGGTCGAGGACTACAAGACCGCGGTCTCCAACCTCGCCCAGACGACCCTCCGTGCGGTGCTGGGCGACATGGAACTGGACGACACGCTGAACAAGCGCCAGGAGATCAACGCGCGCATCCGGAAGGAGCTCGACGAGCCCACCGACGAGTGGGGCATCCGCGTCGAGTCCGTCGAGGTCCGCGAGGTCAACCCCTCGAAGGACGTCCAGCAGGCGATGGAGCAGCAGACCTCCGCCGAGCGCCGTCGCCGCGCCATGATCCTGGAGGCGCAGGGTGAACGGCGCTCCGCCGTCGAGTCCGCGGAGGGCGAGAAGCAGTCGAACATCATCCGCGCCCAGGGTGAGAAGCAGAGCCAAATCCTCGAGGCGCAGGGTGACGCCATCTCGACCGTGCTGCGCGCCAAGTCGGCCGAGTCGATGGGCGAGCGCGCCATCATCGACAAGGGACTTGAGGCGCTCGTCGACATCGGGCAGGGCGACTCCACGACGTTCGTCCTCCCGCAGGAGCTCACCTCGCTCGTCGGCCGCTACGGCAAGCAGCTGACCGGCTCGGACGTCCAGGATTCCGAGGGGCTGGATTCGATGGAGTTCGACGAGGAGACCCGCGAGATGCTCGGACTGGACGACATCGAGGAGATCCTCGGCCAGATCGACGAGGCCGCCGAGATGGACACCGAGGCGCTCGAACAGGAGGCGGCGGCGGTGAAGTCCGGCGACATCCCCGGCGACATCAAGTCCGCCGACGAGATCATCTCGGAGTCGAACTCCGAGGACACCATCAAACCCGCCGACGAGGTCATCGACGAGAGCGACGGATCGGCCGCCGGCGAGGCCGAACCCGAGTCGGAGACCGAGTAG
- a CDS encoding NfeD family protein yields the protein MLLQSDLLGPDTLPLLLVASGLVISILEALAPGAHLIVIGIALLAAGLVGLLIPPLAGPFVLGLFVMLFGALAFYGYREFDIYGGKGQAQTSDSASLRGETGRVTETVTPTGGQIKLDGGGFNPYYSARSVHGDIPVDTEVMVVDPGGGNVVTVESLEGDMDDIDRELARGRRSRSAGNGDGGRAGVERERETERE from the coding sequence ATGCTCCTGCAGTCCGACCTCCTGGGGCCCGACACGCTCCCGCTGTTGCTCGTCGCCTCCGGCCTCGTCATCTCCATACTCGAGGCGCTCGCACCGGGCGCGCACCTGATCGTCATCGGCATCGCGCTGCTGGCGGCGGGGCTGGTGGGGCTGCTCATCCCCCCGCTCGCGGGTCCGTTCGTGCTGGGGCTGTTCGTCATGCTCTTCGGCGCGCTGGCGTTCTACGGCTACCGCGAGTTCGACATCTACGGTGGGAAGGGTCAGGCGCAGACGTCCGACTCGGCCTCCCTGCGGGGCGAGACTGGGCGCGTGACCGAGACGGTGACGCCTACCGGTGGGCAGATCAAACTCGACGGCGGCGGGTTCAACCCCTACTACTCGGCGCGGTCGGTCCACGGCGATATTCCCGTCGACACGGAGGTGATGGTCGTCGACCCCGGCGGCGGGAACGTCGTCACCGTCGAATCGCTCGAGGGCGATATGGACGACATCGACCGGGAACTTGCACGCGGGCGACGCTCCCGGTCGGCCGGGAACGGCGACGGCGGACGGGCGGGCGTCGAGCGGGAACGCGAGACCGAGCGGGAGTGA
- a CDS encoding DUF7312 domain-containing protein, producing the protein MTDDSDGSDDSADSDNGWRFQLDEVDENGIVQPEAEPIEPERITLENALFVTVGALGTLLVFVAAL; encoded by the coding sequence ATGACTGACGACTCCGACGGCTCCGACGACTCTGCCGACTCCGACAACGGATGGCGCTTCCAGCTCGACGAGGTGGACGAGAACGGGATCGTCCAGCCGGAGGCCGAACCCATCGAGCCGGAACGGATCACCCTCGAGAACGCGCTGTTCGTCACCGTCGGCGCCCTCGGCACGCTGCTCGTGTTCGTCGCGGCGCTTTAG
- the pyk gene encoding pyruvate kinase translates to MRRAKIVCTLGPASDDRATVRALADAGMSVARLNASHGTTEDRGELIDTIRTVDDATDRPLAAMLDLQGPEVRTAEIDEPIRLETGSQVRFVEGDTATPEEVGLSYSIASAEAGDVVLLDDGRIHTTVDRVTDDGAVIARVDSGGQLSSRKGVNVPGVELGLDTITERDEAELDLAAEAEVDFVAASFVRDAEDVYAVSDALDERGAGDIPIVSKIERAGAVENLAGIVEASYGVMVARGDLGVECPLEDVPMIQKRIIRTCVNSGTPVITATEMLDSMVHSRRPTRAEASDVANAVLDGTDAVMLSGETAVGDHPVRVVETMHRIVRQVENSEEYAETREARVPNAEGDSRTEALARSARYLARDTDAAGVVAASESGYTARKTAKFRPGVPVVATTPNDHVRRQLALSWGVRPMYSDYSAGVESIMDSAVSAALEAGVARSGDTLVVLSGMMTELEGTNTTNTLKLHVAAETVATGRTVVGGRVAGPIRRVRDGDLSEFPDGGLAILSADFEGEFVGDTGKLGGIVDARPGMTGYPALVARERGIPMVSGAPIPPEIADDSTVTLDAERGVVYEGNIMAHAGER, encoded by the coding sequence ATGCGCCGCGCCAAGATCGTCTGCACCCTCGGGCCGGCCTCCGACGACCGCGCCACGGTCCGGGCGCTGGCGGACGCCGGGATGTCCGTCGCGCGCCTGAACGCCAGCCACGGCACGACGGAGGACCGGGGGGAACTCATCGACACGATCCGGACGGTGGACGACGCGACGGACCGACCGCTCGCCGCGATGCTCGACCTCCAGGGGCCGGAAGTCCGGACCGCCGAGATCGACGAGCCGATCCGACTCGAAACCGGCTCCCAGGTGCGGTTCGTCGAGGGCGACACCGCGACGCCGGAGGAGGTCGGCCTCAGCTACTCCATCGCCAGCGCCGAGGCCGGCGACGTCGTGCTCCTCGACGACGGGCGCATCCACACCACGGTCGACCGGGTGACCGACGACGGCGCCGTCATCGCCCGCGTCGACTCGGGCGGCCAGTTGAGCTCCCGGAAGGGGGTGAACGTCCCCGGCGTGGAGCTGGGACTCGACACCATCACCGAGCGCGACGAGGCCGAACTCGACCTCGCCGCGGAGGCGGAGGTCGACTTCGTCGCCGCCTCGTTCGTCCGCGACGCCGAGGACGTGTACGCCGTCAGCGACGCGCTGGACGAGCGCGGCGCCGGCGACATCCCCATCGTGTCGAAGATCGAACGGGCCGGGGCCGTCGAGAACCTGGCGGGAATCGTCGAGGCGTCCTACGGCGTGATGGTCGCACGCGGCGACCTCGGCGTCGAGTGTCCGCTGGAGGACGTCCCCATGATCCAGAAGCGGATCATTCGAACCTGCGTGAACTCCGGGACGCCCGTCATCACGGCGACCGAGATGCTCGACTCAATGGTCCACTCCCGGCGACCGACCCGCGCGGAGGCCTCCGACGTGGCCAACGCCGTGCTCGACGGCACCGACGCCGTGATGCTCTCGGGGGAGACCGCCGTCGGCGACCACCCGGTCCGGGTCGTCGAGACGATGCACCGCATCGTCAGGCAGGTGGAGAACAGCGAGGAGTACGCCGAGACGCGGGAGGCCCGGGTCCCGAACGCCGAAGGCGACTCCCGGACGGAGGCGCTCGCCCGCTCTGCCCGCTATCTCGCGCGCGACACCGACGCCGCAGGGGTCGTCGCCGCCTCCGAGTCCGGCTACACCGCCCGGAAGACGGCGAAGTTCCGCCCCGGCGTCCCGGTCGTGGCGACGACGCCGAACGACCACGTCCGCCGCCAGCTCGCCCTCTCGTGGGGCGTCCGGCCGATGTACTCCGACTACTCGGCCGGGGTGGAGTCCATCATGGATTCTGCCGTGTCGGCCGCGCTCGAGGCCGGCGTCGCCCGGTCCGGCGACACGCTCGTCGTGCTCTCCGGGATGATGACCGAACTCGAGGGGACGAACACGACGAACACGCTGAAGCTCCACGTCGCCGCCGAGACGGTGGCGACCGGCCGGACCGTCGTGGGCGGTCGCGTCGCCGGGCCGATCCGCCGCGTCCGCGACGGCGACCTCTCAGAGTTCCCCGACGGCGGCCTCGCGATCCTCTCGGCCGACTTCGAGGGCGAGTTCGTCGGCGACACGGGCAAGCTCGGCGGCATCGTCGACGCGCGGCCCGGCATGACCGGGTACCCCGCGCTCGTGGCCCGCGAACGGGGGATTCCGATGGTCTCCGGGGCGCCGATCCCGCCGGAGATCGCCGACGACTCCACCGTAACCCTCGACGCCGAACGCGGCGTCGTCTACGAGGGGAACATCATGGCCCACGCAGGAGAGCGGTGA
- the dnaG gene encoding DNA primase DnaG gives MDDSAKYLIHARITADGVVERSDVVGAVFGQTEGLLGDELDLRDLQQSSKVGRIDVHVGSENGQSFGQITISSSLDKVETSILAASLESITRVGPCEARVEVTNIEDMRAAKRREVVERAKELLADSFDESVMDSTEILEEVREAQRVERIGEFEDLPAGPRVRDSDAVVVVEGRADVLTLLKYGVKNAVAVEGTNVPDAVASLSAERTVTAFLDGDRGGELILRELAQVGDVDYVAFAPEGRSVEDLARHEVMAGLRDKVPFDTLELDGVQFDESGAEPSGPGADAGSVAATDGSARPAPDADSRDSGVERTESADGTATPPGPNLSEIDPDGTEGESSATDAPDSEPAVADDAEVDAITEDDVDADADATADDEVADGPTDRGRVDSNGAAAAESAGSTTTLKDHVRGVIRDGSNRARVLDADYGVLADVPAADAFDAVSGVEGRPIALVLDGELSQRVLDVAAQRGVEQIVTETEGEFVKRPTSVRVLTADALSP, from the coding sequence ATGGACGACTCAGCAAAATATCTCATCCACGCGCGAATCACGGCCGACGGCGTCGTCGAACGCAGCGACGTCGTGGGCGCGGTGTTCGGCCAGACCGAGGGCCTGCTCGGCGACGAGCTGGACCTCAGGGACCTCCAGCAGTCCTCCAAGGTCGGCCGCATCGACGTCCACGTCGGCTCGGAGAACGGGCAGAGCTTCGGACAGATCACCATCTCGTCGAGCCTCGACAAGGTCGAGACATCCATCCTGGCGGCCAGCCTCGAGTCGATCACCCGCGTCGGGCCCTGCGAGGCCCGCGTCGAGGTGACGAACATCGAGGACATGCGCGCCGCCAAGCGACGCGAGGTCGTCGAACGGGCCAAGGAACTGCTCGCCGACTCCTTCGACGAGTCCGTCATGGACTCGACGGAGATCCTCGAGGAGGTCCGCGAGGCCCAGCGGGTCGAACGGATCGGCGAGTTCGAGGACCTGCCTGCCGGCCCCCGCGTCCGCGATTCCGACGCCGTCGTCGTCGTCGAGGGCCGCGCCGACGTGCTCACGCTCCTGAAGTACGGCGTCAAGAACGCCGTCGCCGTCGAGGGGACGAACGTCCCGGACGCGGTGGCGAGCCTCTCGGCCGAGCGCACGGTCACGGCGTTCCTCGACGGCGACCGCGGCGGCGAACTCATCCTCCGCGAACTCGCGCAGGTCGGCGACGTCGACTACGTCGCGTTCGCCCCCGAGGGCCGCTCGGTCGAGGACCTCGCCCGACACGAGGTGATGGCCGGGCTCCGCGACAAGGTCCCGTTCGACACGCTCGAACTCGACGGGGTCCAGTTCGACGAGTCGGGGGCCGAGCCGTCAGGCCCCGGTGCAGACGCGGGGTCCGTGGCGGCGACCGACGGTAGCGCCCGACCGGCGCCGGACGCCGACTCCCGCGACTCGGGCGTGGAGCGAACCGAATCGGCTGACGGGACTGCAACCCCGCCCGGACCGAACCTGTCGGAGATCGACCCTGACGGTACCGAGGGGGAGTCGAGCGCTACCGACGCCCCGGACAGCGAACCGGCCGTCGCGGACGACGCGGAAGTCGACGCCATCACCGAGGACGACGTCGACGCGGACGCCGACGCCACCGCCGACGACGAAGTCGCCGACGGTCCGACCGACCGGGGGCGAGTCGACTCGAACGGCGCCGCCGCGGCGGAGTCCGCGGGCTCCACGACGACGCTCAAGGACCACGTCCGTGGAGTCATCCGGGACGGTTCGAACCGCGCCCGCGTGCTCGACGCCGACTACGGCGTCCTCGCGGACGTCCCGGCAGCGGACGCCTTCGACGCCGTCTCCGGGGTCGAGGGTCGTCCTATCGCGCTCGTCCTCGACGGCGAACTCTCCCAGCGCGTGCTGGACGTGGCGGCCCAACGCGGCGTCGAACAGATCGTCACGGAGACGGAGGGCGAGTTCGTGAAGCGCCCAACGTCGGTGCGGGTGCTCACCGCCGACGCGCTCTCCCCCTAG
- the gpmI gene encoding 2,3-bisphosphoglycerate-independent phosphoglycerate mutase, translated as MQAALVILDGWGLSERESPEHRDAVRAADTPTFDRLRSVGAFGTLGSYGRNVGLPNDQMGNSEVGHVNIGAGRTVYQEYTRINDAIEAGDLPTNEAIAGAFDHVEATGGRVHFAGLVSDGGVHSDEEHLYALVEAAADRGVEAVTHAFTDGRDTAPKSGAGFLADLETVVEARGTGDVATVTGRYYAMDRDENWDRTKRAYDAIVNREAEHVAPSAVEAVEASYERGETDEFVEATVIEGGPALADGDALVFFNFRADRARQLTRMLADIRPEDWAAEGVVTSPPAVHVATMTDYDATFDLPVAFPPHQPANTLGEVISEAGLTQLRIAESEKYAHVTYFLNGGREVEFPGERREIVPSPDVPTYDARPEMSAVEVTDTAVDIVRSDDPDLLVLNYANPDMVGHTGDFDAAVAAVEVVDRELARLAEAVREAGGHLLVTADHGNADDMGTLENPHTAHTFAPVPFVYVGPDGTDGGRRIRTGGSLPDIAPTIFELVGLEKPAAMTGESLLE; from the coding sequence ATGCAGGCCGCGCTCGTGATTCTCGACGGCTGGGGGCTCTCGGAGCGGGAGTCCCCCGAGCACAGGGACGCCGTGCGGGCCGCCGACACCCCGACGTTCGACCGGCTCCGTTCGGTAGGCGCGTTCGGGACGCTCGGGTCGTACGGGCGGAACGTGGGGCTCCCGAACGACCAGATGGGTAACAGCGAGGTCGGCCACGTGAACATCGGCGCCGGACGCACGGTGTACCAGGAGTACACCCGCATCAACGACGCCATCGAGGCCGGCGACCTCCCGACCAACGAGGCGATCGCCGGCGCGTTCGACCACGTCGAGGCCACCGGCGGCCGCGTCCACTTCGCCGGACTCGTCAGCGACGGCGGCGTCCACTCCGACGAGGAACACCTGTACGCGCTCGTCGAGGCCGCCGCCGACCGCGGGGTGGAGGCCGTGACCCACGCCTTCACGGACGGCCGCGACACGGCGCCCAAATCCGGCGCCGGCTTCCTGGCCGATCTCGAAACCGTCGTGGAGGCGCGGGGAACCGGCGACGTCGCGACGGTCACCGGGCGCTACTACGCGATGGACCGCGACGAGAACTGGGACCGGACGAAGCGGGCGTACGACGCCATCGTGAACCGCGAGGCGGAGCACGTCGCCCCCTCGGCAGTCGAGGCCGTCGAGGCGAGCTACGAGCGCGGCGAGACGGACGAGTTCGTCGAGGCGACGGTGATCGAGGGCGGGCCGGCCCTCGCCGACGGCGACGCGCTCGTGTTCTTCAACTTCCGGGCCGACCGCGCCCGCCAGCTCACCCGGATGCTGGCGGACATCCGCCCGGAGGACTGGGCGGCAGAGGGCGTCGTGACCAGTCCGCCCGCCGTCCACGTCGCGACCATGACCGACTACGACGCGACGTTCGACCTCCCGGTCGCGTTCCCGCCCCACCAGCCCGCGAACACGCTCGGTGAGGTGATCTCGGAGGCGGGGCTCACCCAGCTCCGCATCGCCGAGTCCGAGAAGTACGCCCACGTCACCTACTTCCTGAACGGCGGTCGCGAGGTGGAGTTCCCCGGCGAGCGGCGGGAGATCGTCCCCTCGCCCGACGTTCCCACCTACGACGCGCGCCCAGAGATGAGCGCCGTCGAGGTGACCGACACGGCGGTCGACATCGTCCGCTCGGACGACCCCGACCTACTCGTGCTCAACTACGCGAACCCCGACATGGTCGGGCACACGGGCGACTTCGACGCGGCGGTCGCGGCCGTCGAGGTCGTCGACCGCGAACTGGCCCGACTCGCGGAGGCGGTCCGGGAGGCCGGCGGCCACCTGCTCGTCACCGCCGACCACGGGAACGCGGACGACATGGGTACCCTCGAGAACCCGCACACTGCCCACACTTTTGCGCCGGTGCCTTTCGTCTACGTTGGCCCGGATGGGACCGACGGCGGCCGCCGGATTCGGACCGGCGGGTCGCTCCCCGACATCGCGCCGACGATCTTCGAACTCGTCGGTCTCGAGAAGCCGGCCGCGATGACGGGCGAGTCGCTGCTGGAGTAG
- the pdxS gene encoding pyridoxal 5'-phosphate synthase lyase subunit PdxS, whose protein sequence is MSETDLEDLKRGTDLVKRGFARMQKGGVIMDVVDPEQARIAEDAGAVAVMSLEAVPADIRKRGGVARMADPGKLEEIIDEVSIPVMGKCRIGHTAEAQILEATGADMVDESEVLTTADERYHIDKREFTAPFVCGARNLGEALRRIDEGAAMIRTKGEAGTGDVNQAVTHQRSIQRSIRQLSGMAFEERDEWARKNEAPRDLVHETAEMGRLPVVNFAAGGIATPADAALMMQHGCDGIFVGSGIFGAQDPAKMGSAIVRAVNNYDDPETLKEIAKGIGRGMKGQANETMPEEEKLQGRGV, encoded by the coding sequence ATGAGCGAGACGGACCTCGAAGACCTCAAGCGCGGAACCGACCTCGTGAAGCGCGGTTTCGCGCGGATGCAGAAGGGCGGCGTCATCATGGACGTCGTCGATCCCGAGCAGGCGCGTATCGCGGAGGACGCGGGCGCTGTGGCGGTCATGTCCCTGGAGGCGGTCCCGGCGGACATCCGCAAGCGCGGCGGCGTCGCGCGGATGGCCGACCCCGGAAAGCTCGAGGAGATCATCGACGAGGTGTCCATCCCGGTGATGGGCAAGTGCCGCATCGGCCACACGGCCGAGGCGCAGATCCTCGAGGCGACGGGCGCCGACATGGTGGACGAGTCCGAGGTGCTCACCACGGCGGACGAGCGCTACCACATCGACAAGCGCGAGTTCACCGCGCCGTTCGTCTGCGGCGCCCGGAACCTCGGCGAGGCGCTCCGGCGCATCGACGAGGGCGCGGCGATGATCCGCACGAAGGGCGAGGCCGGCACTGGCGACGTGAACCAGGCCGTGACCCACCAGCGCTCCATCCAGCGCTCCATCCGCCAGCTTTCGGGCATGGCGTTCGAGGAGCGCGACGAGTGGGCGCGGAAGAACGAGGCGCCGCGCGACCTCGTCCACGAGACGGCCGAGATGGGCCGGCTCCCGGTCGTAAACTTCGCGGCCGGCGGCATCGCCACGCCGGCCGACGCCGCGCTGATGATGCAGCACGGCTGCGACGGCATCTTCGTCGGCTCGGGGATCTTCGGCGCGCAGGACCCCGCGAAGATGGGTTCGGCCATCGTCAGGGCCGTCAACAACTACGACGACCCTGAGACCCTGAAGGAGATCGCCAAGGGGATCGGCCGCGGCATGAAGGGCCAGGCGAACGAGACGATGCCCGAGGAGGAGAAGCTCCAGGGTCGCGGCGTCTGA
- a CDS encoding thiol-disulfide oxidoreductase DCC family protein — protein MSDEGSAADDPLAGLDTTEHPVLLFDGVCNLCNGVVRNVVRFDAAGTFRFAPLQSEVGRALQERHGLDADEFDSFVLVEGGRAFEKSTAALRVARRLDGPWPLLWPLVYSPERLRDAGYDLVASRRYRLFGRTDECQLPPPELRERFADRALDDVSGTQ, from the coding sequence ATGAGCGACGAGGGTTCCGCCGCGGACGACCCGCTCGCCGGACTCGACACCACAGAGCACCCCGTCCTCCTCTTCGATGGCGTCTGTAACCTCTGCAACGGCGTCGTTCGAAACGTCGTCCGGTTCGACGCGGCCGGGACGTTCCGGTTCGCCCCGCTCCAGTCGGAGGTCGGACGGGCGCTGCAGGAGCGACACGGCCTCGACGCCGACGAATTCGACTCGTTCGTGCTCGTCGAGGGCGGTCGCGCCTTCGAGAAGTCCACCGCTGCGCTCCGGGTCGCGCGCCGCCTCGACGGCCCGTGGCCGCTCCTCTGGCCGCTCGTGTACAGCCCCGAACGACTGCGCGACGCGGGCTACGACCTCGTCGCGTCCCGCCGCTACCGGCTGTTCGGACGGACCGACGAGTGCCAGCTCCCGCCGCCAGAGCTCCGCGAACGGTTCGCCGACCGGGCGCTGGACGACGTGAGCGGGACCCAGTAG
- a CDS encoding homoserine kinase, giving the protein MVTARAPATSANLGSGYDTFGVALERPADTVTVERASETSIDVTGAGAQYIPEDPDGNTVGAVAEALEAPAHISIDKGVRPASGLGSSAASAAAAALALNELYDRGHTPKELVSVAAKGEAVVSGTAHADNVAPSLLGGFTIIRGDDVTRVDADVSLVACLPEVAVSTRDAREVVPESLSMADHVETVGNAATLTAGMCRSDPTLVGEGMDDPVVTPARAELITGYHAVRDAAFDTGATGVTVSGAGPSLLAVCYPEKRRAVAGAMVEAFADAGVGARAYQTRVGRGATIL; this is encoded by the coding sequence ATGGTCACCGCCCGCGCCCCGGCGACGAGCGCTAACCTCGGGAGTGGGTACGACACCTTCGGCGTCGCCCTCGAACGCCCAGCGGACACCGTCACCGTCGAGCGCGCGAGCGAGACGTCGATCGACGTCACCGGCGCGGGTGCACAGTACATCCCCGAGGATCCGGACGGTAACACCGTCGGCGCTGTCGCCGAGGCGCTCGAGGCGCCCGCACACATCAGCATCGACAAGGGCGTCCGCCCGGCCTCGGGACTCGGTTCCTCTGCCGCCTCCGCGGCCGCAGCCGCGCTCGCCCTGAACGAACTCTACGACCGCGGCCACACCCCGAAGGAGCTCGTGTCGGTCGCCGCGAAGGGCGAGGCCGTCGTCTCCGGCACCGCGCACGCGGACAACGTGGCCCCGTCGCTGCTCGGCGGCTTCACGATCATCCGCGGCGACGACGTCACCCGCGTCGACGCGGACGTCTCGCTCGTCGCCTGCCTGCCCGAGGTGGCAGTCTCGACCCGCGACGCGCGCGAGGTGGTCCCCGAGTCGCTCTCGATGGCCGACCACGTCGAGACGGTCGGGAACGCCGCGACGCTCACCGCCGGGATGTGCCGGTCGGACCCGACGCTCGTCGGCGAGGGGATGGACGACCCGGTCGTGACCCCGGCGCGCGCGGAGCTCATCACCGGCTACCACGCCGTCCGGGACGCGGCCTTCGACACCGGCGCGACCGGCGTCACGGTGAGTGGCGCCGGACCGTCGCTGCTCGCGGTGTGTTACCCCGAGAAGCGCCGCGCGGTCGCCGGAGCGATGGTCGAAGCGTTCGCCGACGCCGGCGTCGGGGCGCGGGCCTACCAGACCCGGGTCGGGCGGGGCGCGACGATACTGTAG